A stretch of the Lonchura striata isolate bLonStr1 chromosome 15, bLonStr1.mat, whole genome shotgun sequence genome encodes the following:
- the HDAC3 gene encoding histone deacetylase 3 codes for MAKTVAYFYDPDVGNFHYGAGHPMKPHRLALTHSLVLHYGLYKKMIVFKPYQASQHDMCRFHSEDYIDFLQRVSPNNMQGFTKSLNAFNVGDDCPVFPGLFEFCSRYTGASLQGATQLNNKICDIAINWAGGLHHAKKFEASGFCYVNDIVIGILELLKYHPRVLYIDIDIHHGDGVQEAFYLTDRVMTVSFHKYGNYFFPGTGDMYEVGAESGRYYCLNVPLRDGIDDQSYKHLFQPVINQVVDYYQPTCIVLQCGADSLGCDRLGCFNLSIRGHGECVEYVKSFNIPLLVLGGGGYTVRNVARCWTYETSLLVDEPISDELPYSEYFEYFAPDFTLHPDVSTRIENQNSRQYLDQIRQTIFENLKMLNHAPSVQIHDVPSDLLSYDRTDEPDPEERGSEENYNRPEAPNEFYDGDHDNDKESDVEI; via the exons ATGGCGAAGACCGTGGCCTATTTCTACGACCCGGACGTGGGGAACTTCCACTACG GCGCGGGGCACCCCATGAAGCCGCACCGCCTGGCGCTCACGCACAGCCTGGTGCTGCACTACGGCCTCTACAAGAAAATGATC GTGTTCAAGCCCTACCAGGCGTCCCAGCACGACATGTGCCGCTTCCACTCCGAGGATTACATCGACTTCCTGCAGAGGGTGAGCCCCAACAACATGCAGGGCTTCACCAAGAGCCTCAACGCCTTCAACGTGGGTGACGACTG CCCAGTGTTTCCAGGCCTCTTTGAGTTTTGCTCTCGTTACACTGGGGCCTCCCTGCAGGGAGCAACACAGCTGAACAACAAA ATCTGTGACATTGCCATAAACTGGGCAGGGGGCCTCCATCATGCCAAAAAGTTTGAG GCTTCGGGCTTTTGTTATGTCAATGACATCGTGATTGgcatcctggagctgctcaa GTATCACCCCCGGGTGCTGTACATCGACATCGATATCCATCACGGGGATGGGGTGCAGGAGGCTTTCTACCTGACAGATCGTGTCATGACAGTGTCATTTCACAAATATGGCAACTATTTCTTTCCTGGCACAG GTGACATGTATGAGGTGGGTGCAGAGAGTGGCCGTTACTATTGTCTCAACGTGCCCCTCCGAGATGGCATCGATGACCAAA GTTATAAGCACCTCTTCCAGCCAGTCATTAACCAGGTGGTAGATTACTATCAGCCCACCTGCATAGTCCTGCAG TGTGGTGCTGATTCTCTGGGTTGTGACCGGTTGGGATGTTTTAACCTCAGTATAAGAGGCCATGG GGAGTGTGTGGAGTACGTGAAGAGCTTCAACATCCCCTTGCTggtgctgggaggaggaggtTACACGGTCCGGAACGTGGCACGGTGCTG GACTTATGAAACGTCCTTGCTCGTGGATGAACCAATTAGTGACGAGCTCCCATACAGTG AGTACTTTGAATACTTCGCTCCAGACTTCACCCTTCACCCTGATGTCAGCACGAGGATTGAGAATCAGAACTCCAGGCAG TACCTGGATCAGATCAGGCAGACCATATTTGAGAACCTGAAGATGCTGAACCACGCTCCCAGCGTGCAGATCCACGACGTCCCCTCGGACCTGCTCAGCTACGACCGCACGGATGAGCCCGATCCAGAGGAGAGGGGCTCCGAGGAAAACTACAACAG GCCTGAAGCTCCCAACGAGTTCTACGACGGTGACCACGACAATGACAAGGAGAGCGACGTGGAGATCTGa
- the FCHSD1 gene encoding F-BAR and double SH3 domains protein 1, whose product MQPPPRKVKLTQELRVHLLEQLSGLQSKQQRDAELLEDIRSYSKQRATIDREYGQALQRLASQFVKRDWQRGRGEAGDSRSVAAVWKGVIEGTAHAGQVRVTASESYRALAAEAARSARLSKERTLKKGIERLQKAQVELLETVKELDKAKKQFSHLQRSSEVAKDKAADVEARLRRSDRRIFHTKASLQKLSAKFSARLAEHSRQLAGVQNEYSFALVSASAHLEHYQRVELPAAMQALDGDLYERLREHLSAASRTEVETCRATRDWFQGIVEASARVCREQDLLLFLQDHPAFSLAPEQRFQLTGVEEVCLLPPADDGASLEKEARRWATRVARERKNRAHSEEVLQRLEARRQQGLEAEAAAVERQMEEVRENIRKAEVSRVKAEARLALLRAAGLDVDAWLAGAMVGTGEETPTGLDPGEFDDYEDSDEPDEDDEPGPAARSYPYTCRVIFGYQGCQADELSISQGEELEIIEDGDAEEWVKARNKAGQVGYVPEKYLLSVGCDLGAGLGPPGPSALQRQLSSIMSAELVLEPGAWLVRALYDYEGQSPEELSFPEGAIIRVLPRAAGEVDDGFWTGDFDGRVGVFPSLVVEELTGAREAAGQELPSPSPPPFSPPGLAPGASLVPSPAPETALGGECWGNWEGAGGAREARLSCWALPGCRQDGTGSGQSSPDLAATRLRPLRAPPPPPGRAPEPDPELHFS is encoded by the exons ATGCAGCCGCCGCCGCGCAAG GTGAAGCTCACCCAGGAGCTGCGGGTCCatctcctggagcagctgtcGGGCCTGCAGAGCAAACAGCAGCGGGACGCCGAGCTGCTGGAGGACATCAG GTCCTACAGCAAGCAGAGGGCCACCATTGACAGGGAGTACGGGCAG GCGCTGCAGAGGCTGGCCAGCCAGTTTGTGAAGAGAGACTGGCAGCGGGGCCGTGGCGAGGCTGGCGACTCCAG GAGCGTGGCCGCTGTCTGGAAAGGCGTCATCGAGGGGACGGCACACGCCGGGCAGGTCCGTGTCACTGCCTCCGAGAGCTACCGCGCCCTGGCCGCCGAggccgcccgcagcgcccgcctctCCAAGGAGAGGACGCTCAAGAAG GGCATCGAGAGGCTGCAGAAGGCGcaggtggagctgctggagacgGTGAAGGAGCTGGACAAGGCGAAGAAGCAGTTCAGCCACCTCCAGCGCAGCAGCGAGGTGGCCAAGGACAAGGCGGCCGATGTGGAGGCGCG cCTCCGCAGGAGCGACCGGCGGATATTTCACACCAAGGCCAGCCTGCAAAAGCTCAGTGCCAAG TTCTCAGCACGGCTGGCCGAGCACTCGAGGCAGCTGGCAGGGGTGCAGAACGAGTACAGCTTCGCCCTGGTGTCTGCCTCTGCCCACCTGGAGCACTACCAGCGTGtggagctgcctgcagccatGCAG GCACTGGATGGAGACCTCTATGAGCGGCTCCGGGAGCACTTGTCGGCCGCCAGCCGGACGGAGGTGGAGACCTGCCGGGCCACCCGCGACTGGTTCCAGGGCATTGTGGAGGCATCTGCACGG GTGTGCCGGGAGCAGGACCTGCTCCTCTTCCTGCAGGACCACCCCGCCTTCTCCCTGGCGCCCGAGCAGCGCTTCCAGCTCACCGGGGTGGAGGAG gtgtgcctgctgccaccagcagaCGACGGGGCCAGCCTGGAGAAAGAGGCGCGGCGCTGGGCCACGCGGGTGGCCCGGGAGCGTAAGAACAGGGCACACAGCGAGGAG GTGCTGCAGCGGCTGGAGGCCAGGcggcagcaggggctggaggcGGAGGCGGCGGCTGTGGAGCGGCAGATGGAGGAAGTGAGGGAAAACATCCGTAAGGCAGAG GTGAGCCGAGTGAAGGCCGAGGCACGGCTGGCTCTGCTgcgggcagcagggctggacgTGGACGCCTGGCTGGCCGGGGCCATGGTGGGGACAGGCGAGGAGACCCCCACGGGGCTGGACCCGGGCGAGTTCGATGACTACGAGGACAGTGATGAGCCGGATGAGGACGATGAGCCTGGGCCTGCTGCTCGCTCCTACCCCTACACCTGCCGGGTGATCTTTGGCTACCAG ggctgccaggcGGATGAGCTGTCCATCAGCCAGGGCGAGGAGCTGGAGATCATCGAGGATGGGGACGCAGAGGAGTGGGTGAAG GCTCGGAACAAGGCTGGGCAGGTCGGCTACGTCCCCGAAAAGTATCTGCTGTCCGTGGGGTGTGACTTGGGGGCTGGGCTTGGCCCCCCAGGCCCCTCTGCCTTGCAGCGCCAGCTCTCTAGCATCATGTCTGCAGAACTGGTGCTGGAGCCTGGAG cctggctggtgcGAGCCCTGTACGACTATGAGGGGCAGAGCCCCGAGGAGCTGAGTTTCCCCGAGGGGGCCATCATCCGGGTgctgccccgcgccgccggcgAGGTGGACGATGGCTTCTGGACCGGCGACTTCGACGGCCGCGTCGGCGTCTTCCCCTCCTTGGTGGTGGAGGAGCTCACCGGGGCCCGGGAGGCAGCCGGGCAG gagctgccatCACCATCCCCTCCACCCTTCTCCCCTCCTGGCCTCGCGCCCGGGGCCAGCctggtgcccagccctgctcctgagACGGCGCTGGGAGGTGAGTgctggggaaactgggagggggctgggggagcccgggaagccaggctgagctgctgggccCTCCCAGGTTGCCGGCAGGATGGCACGGGCAGCGGGCAGAGTTCTCCAGACCTGGCAGCCACGCGCCTGCGGCCG ctccgtgcgccgcccccgccgcccggcAGAGCCCCCGAGCCCGACCCCGAGCTTCACTTCAGCTGA
- the RELL2 gene encoding RELT-like protein 2, protein MSDHHHPSDGESDPQHGITVVFLLVLVFFIMGLVGFLICHVLKKKGYRCRTFRDDLDPDDKDEVEELQDDEAEKNDDTVEKIVKIIIQNEANVEALKEMLGENEEMPVPVPSLCPHSSSQDGGPPHHHTVHLGSTQAPCIHCSRRKRQPLQRQGRSKEGKSRMHPGETTVFSVGRFRVTHIGKKPSVQEQQDGVLPAGSREPSTEELEHSSEMLQRERALNGTVPTAGLQNGAIPTGTQSGRSAEQSLSASPAANTPASSGSRDSWRAAVGPGTARSGPVGPGTARSGPVGPGPAQSGPVGPGPAQSGPVGPLQDAGSAPGSSSRQRRLMSMPALGASSPNIPAELAREGAGVCLEEMGLASADEVSDIHGSLSLQEQADELGRDDSSRKQSGGEDGKQQEPSATEQERV, encoded by the exons ATGTCAGACCATCACCACCCCAGCGATGGGGAGTCAGACCCCCAGCACGGCATTACTGTGgtcttcctccttgtccttgtcttCTTCATCATGGGGCTGGTGGGGTTCCTGATCTGCCATGTCCTGAAGAAGAAGGGTTACCGGTGCCGGACCTTCCGGGACGATCTTGACCCAGATGACAAAGACGAGGTGGAGGAGCTCCAGGATG ATGAGGCCGAGAAGAATGACGACACCGTGGAGAAGATCGTGAAGATCATCATCCAAAATGAAG CAAATGTGGAGGCCCTCAAGGAGATGTTGGGGGAAAATGAAGAGATGCCAGTGCCAGTGCCCAG CCTTTGTCCCCACAGTAGCAGCCAGGACGGGGGCCCACCACATCACCACACGGTGCACCTGGGCTCCACGCAGGCCCCCTGcatccactgcagcaggaggaagaggcaaccgctgcagcgccaggggcgcTCCAAGGAGGGCAAAAGCAGGATGCATCCCGGAGAGACCACCGTCTTCTCAGTGGGCAG GTTCCGTGTCACACACATCGGGAAGAAGCCGTcggtgcaggagcagcaggacgGTGTCCTGCCCGCCGGCAGCCGGGAGCCGAGCACggaggagctggagcacagcagcGAGATGCTCCAGCGGGAGCGGGCTCTCAACGGGACTGTCCCCACGGCCGGCCTGCAGAACGGAGCCATCCCGACGGGCACGCAGAGCGGCAGGAGCGCGGAGCAGAGCCTGTCCGCCAGCCCAGCCGCCAACACACCGGCCAGCTCCGGCAGCCGCGACAGCTGGCGGGCGGCCGTGGGGCCTGGCACGGCACGGTCTGGCCCGGTGGGGCCTGGCACGGCACGGTCTGGCCCGgtggggcccggcccggcacagTCCGGCCCGGTGGGGCCTGGCCCGGCACAGTCTGGCCCGGTGGGgcccctgcaggatgctggctcTGCTCCCGGGAGCTCGAGCCGCCAGCGAAGGCTCATGAGCATGCCGGCGCTGGGAGCGTCGAGTCCCAacatcccagcagagctggcgAGGGAAGGAGCCGGCGTCTGCCTGGAGGAGATGGGACTGGCGTCGGCGGATGAAGTGTCGGATATTCACGGGAGCCTGAGTCTGCAGGAACAGGCCGATGAGCTGGGCAGAGACgacagcagcaggaaacagTCCGGAGGGGAGGATGGGAAGCAGCAG gagcccagtgccacggagCAGGAACGTGTGTGA